GGGAAGACCGAGATCGCCATCCGCGCCGCGTTCAAGTCGGTGCAGGACGGCAAGCAGGTCGCCGTCCTCGTTCCCACGACGATCCTGGCCGAGCAGCACATGCACACCTTCTCGGAGCGCCTGGCCGACTTCCCGGTGCGCATCGAGGCCCTCTCGCGCTTCCGCACGGCCAAGGAGCAGAACGAGGCGCTGGTGCGGCTGGCCGCGGGGGAGGTGGACGTGATCGTCGGCACCCACCGCCTGCTCAGCCAGGACGTGGTGTTCAAGGATCTGGGCCTGATCGTGGTGGACGAGGAGCAGCGCTTCGGGGTGAAGCACAAGGAGCTGCTGAAGCACCTGCGCAAGACTACGGACGTGCTGACGCTCACCGCCACGCCCATCCCGCGCACGCTGCACTTCTCCATGCTGGGCCTGCGTGACATGACGCTGATCCAGACCCCGCCGCGCGACCGGCAGCCGGTGATCACTCACGTCCTGCCGTGGACCGACGCGATCCTGGAGGACGCCATCCGCCGCGAGCTGGACCGCGGCGGCCAGGTCTTCTTCGTCCACAACCGTGTGGAGACCATCGCCACGGTCGCGAAGATGGTGCAGGACCTGGTGCCCGACGCGCGCATCGGCATCGCGCACGGGCAGATGCGCGAGAAGGAGCTGGAGGCGGTGATGACCCGCTTCATCGAGGGCGAGGTCGACATCCTGGTCGCCACCGCCATCGTGGAGTCGGGGCTGGACGTGCCCCGCGCCAACACGCTCATCGTCGACCGCGCGGACCACTTCGGCCTGGCGCAGCTGTACCAGATCCGCGGCCGGGTGGGCCGCTCGCACCACCGGGCGTACTGCTACCTGCTGATCCCGGACGAGGTGAACGAGGACGCGGAGAAGCGCCTTCGGGTGCTGGAGCACTACACCGAGTTGGGCAGCGGCTACCGAATCGCCCTCAAGGACCTGGAGCTGCGCGGCGCGGGTAACATCCTCGGCTCGGAGCAGAGCGGCTTCGTCCACGCCGTGGGCCTCGACACGTACATGCGCCTGCTGGAGGAGACGATCCGGCAGATGAAGGACGGCGGCAAGACCGCCGCGAGCATGCTGGCCGAGGTCTCGGTGGACGGTGCGGCGCTGATCCCCGACAGCTACGTGGCCGACGAGGCGCAGAAGCTCCACTTCTACCGCCGCCTGAGCCGCGAGGAGAAGGTCACCGACGTGGACGCCGTGCGCCGCGAGCTGCGCGACCGCTACGGCCCGGTGCCCGAAGAGGTGGAGACGATGCTCGCTACGGCCGCGCTGCGCCTGCTTGGACGCGAGCTCCGCATCGAGCGCATCCTCGTTCGCCCGTGGGACGTGCGGATCAACTTCCGGCACGGCGTGGTGCCGCGGATGTCGCCCCTCCAGCGCGCCTTCGCGGACCGGCAGCTGGCGGTCGATGTCCGGCGCCCGGTTCCTCTGTCGCTCACGCTCACGCGCCACGGCACCGAGCCCATCCTCCCCACGCTCGTGGCCGCCCTGCGCGACCTCACCGCCGACGCCACCTTCCTCGGCGGCTGACGAACAT
The sequence above is a segment of the Longimicrobiaceae bacterium genome. Coding sequences within it:
- the mfd gene encoding transcription-repair coupling factor, translating into YFDILSQLSVRPVDTLQLLPVDLRAGISAGMRDPKEVADPDAPRRSLLDYLPPDAVVVHLAGSGTPAEMERTWGEVQRLHLAEAQRGGRPEAPERLFLSAADARARLAKQPQLFIGSAGGVPLRHTAEFRIGPPEAVDRDMQRLGEILRAGASRGERALLLCDNQGQMERLQELLDELRVVSHAVTLGIGSLAGGFVMEDAEPPLRVLTDHEIFRRTRRIRRKRRFRGGAALESVAALKPGDYVVHMDHGVGQFRRMERVRLGEEEFETLVIEYAGGELLRVPVHRVDLIERWVSDGDEAAAPKVHKIGGKDWARAKQRTQRAIQEMTSELLELYAARSAERGYAFSPDTRWQREMESAFLFEDTPDQRQATEDVKRDMESPRPMDRLICGDVGYGKTEIAIRAAFKSVQDGKQVAVLVPTTILAEQHMHTFSERLADFPVRIEALSRFRTAKEQNEALVRLAAGEVDVIVGTHRLLSQDVVFKDLGLIVVDEEQRFGVKHKELLKHLRKTTDVLTLTATPIPRTLHFSMLGLRDMTLIQTPPRDRQPVITHVLPWTDAILEDAIRRELDRGGQVFFVHNRVETIATVAKMVQDLVPDARIGIAHGQMREKELEAVMTRFIEGEVDILVATAIVESGLDVPRANTLIVDRADHFGLAQLYQIRGRVGRSHHRAYCYLLIPDEVNEDAEKRLRVLEHYTELGSGYRIALKDLELRGAGNILGSEQSGFVHAVGLDTYMRLLEETIRQMKDGGKTAASMLAEVSVDGAALIPDSYVADEAQKLHFYRRLSREEKVTDVDAVRRELRDRYGPVPEEVETMLATAALRLLGRELRIERILVRPWDVRINFRHGVVPRMSPLQRAFADRQLAVDVRRPVPLSLTLTRHGTEPILPTLVAALRDLTADATFLGG